One genomic region from Quercus robur chromosome 4, dhQueRobu3.1, whole genome shotgun sequence encodes:
- the LOC126721440 gene encoding 26S proteasome regulatory subunit 8 homolog A-like has translation MFHIVYNLTIERKYVVDIDKNIDITKITPSTRVALHNDSYVLHLILPSKVDPLVNLMKVEKVPDSTYDMIGGLDQQIKEIKEAVCTESGMFALRERRVDVTQEDFEMVVAKVMKKETEKNMSLRKLWK, from the exons ATGTTTCATATTGTTTACAATCTTACAATTGAACGGAAATATGTTGTTGACATTGATAAAAATATCGATATCACCAAGATAACTCCATCAACAAGAGTTGCTCTCCATAATGACAGTTATGTGCTTCATTTAATCTTGCCAAGCAAAGTTGATCCATTGGTCAACCTCATGAAAGTTGAAAAGGTTCCAGATTCCACATATGACATGATTGGCGGTCTTGACCagcaaattaaagagataaaggaG GCTGTGTGCACAGAATCTGGGATGTTTGCTCTGAGGGAGAGGAGGGTTGATGTAACACAAGAAGATTTTGAGATGGTAGTGGCAAAGGTAATGAAGAAGGAGACCGAGAAAAACATGTCATTGCGGAAGCTATGGAAGTAG